CGCTTGCTGGCCGTCTATCGCCTGCCCTTCGCTCAATTTGCCCAGCCGCCGGGCATCTTCGCCCATCTGCCGGAGGCGCGCAGTGGGGAGTCGGGCCTCTATCTAACCGGCGAATACCTGCATTCGAGCAGCATCCACGGGGCCCTCAGCAGTGGAGCGCATACGGCGCGGCTGGTGCTGGCCGACCAGCGGGAGCGGCTGCGCCCTGCCGGGTGAGGAGAAGGGAAGGAGCGAGAAACGATGCAAGAGCTTGTTGAACGTCGTCCACCGACCTGGCGTCCTGGGCGGGCGGCGCTGGCCGGCCTCCTGGCCACTGGCGTCTACAGCCTTGTGATGGCCCTGGATCAGCGTCTCAGCGGCAACCATTTCAGCGATGTGCGTTTCATTGAGGGCCTGCTCGGGGGAGGAGCGAAACGGTCTGACGGTCGCCGTTTCCTGGCCTGGGGCCTCCATCTCCTCAATGGGGTCCTGCTGGGCGAAATCTATGCCGCTCTGGTCAGGCCGCGCCTGCCCGGCCCGATCTGGCTCAAGGGACTCCTCTTCGGCGAAGGCTTTCTGGCCTCAGTCTGGTGGCTCACGCCCCTGGCCGACCGCCTGCATCCGCTCATTCGCCGTGGCCAGCTCCCGCGCCTGGCGACCTGGCCCTCCTTTGGGCAGAACCTCTTGCGCCATCTGGCCTTTGGCCTGACACTGGCCCTCTTCTACGGCGACGAGCGGGAGCTGCCGCCGCGTCCCTGACCTGACCTCGCGCCCTGCGCCCCTCGCTGGAATCGATAGATGTAGATCCTTTTCTTAGAGAGCCTGCTAGAGTGGAACTGTGAGGAGAGGAGGCGGTGGATTGTGGAGGTAGCCGGAAAACGCGAGCAAGCTCTAGCTCAAGCTTTACAGAAAGGATCAGTCCATCGCCATGCAGACCTCTATCGATCGTAGCTCTCCGCGCAAGGCGCAAGGGCGTCGGCGCTTTCTCCAGAGGGCCACTGTTGGCCTGGGGCTGGCCGCCGGTGGCCTGGCCCTGTTTGAGAGCGGCGCCAGGCCGCTGGCGGTGCGGGCTCAGGGAGCGCTGTCCGAGCGGCTCATCACCATCGATGATGCCGTCACGCAGATTCTCTCGATCGCCCGCACAGCCGAACAACTGGCCGTTACCTTCTACAGCAACGGCATCGCCAATGCCAGTGCGCTGGGCCTCAGCGGCGACGATCTGGCCTATCTCAAGGCGGCCCTGGTCGAAGAGCAGATCCACCAGCAGTTTTTCACAGCCAACGGAGGCCAGTCGCTGGCTGACACCTTCAGCTTCCCCAAAGGGGCCCAGACCTTCAGCGACCTCAAAACCTTTATTGAGACCCAACAGCAGCTAGAGGGGGTCTTTGACTCGGCCTTCCTGGCAGCCATCAAAGAGTTTGCCGCGATGGGGCGGCCCGATCTCGCTCAGGTGGCCGGGCAGATCGCCTGTATTGAGGCCGAGCATCGCGCCCTTGGGCGCGTCATCGGCGGCCTAAGCCCTGCTGATAACTGGGCTTTCACGCCCGTGCTCATCGCCACGGTAGCCGACGCCCCCCAGGTGGTCCAGGACGCTGGCTATCTCAGCCCCACCGAAGGGAACAGCTATCGCTATCATGAGGTGAGCACCGAGGACGCCGGCGTCGAACAGCGCGTCCCCTTTGTGGCCAGCAGCGGCGTCGGTCGCGGCTAAGAGAAGATCCGGACAAGCAGAATAGGGAGCGCCGAAGAAAGGCTGGGCAAGCCATCGGAGTCCACTGCTGAGAAACCGAAAAAGACCTGCAGAGCGCAGAGCAGAGCCTCCTTCACCGGGGAACGGCCAATCTCCCTGCTTGTTCAGAAAGAAGAAGAGAAGCAGGCGCAGTAGAGCAAGGCAGGCCCTCATCTTATCCCCGTATCCACTGCCTGGCCACCGTTGGGAGCTGGTTACCCAGTCGGACGACGAGCCGCAGGGCGGCGAGGCATGGGATCAGGATGAGACGAGGGCCTGCCCTCTTGTTCTGGTAGATAGATGAGGCGTTAAGGCGCCCGGCTGAGCGAGGCGAGCAGAGCAGGCTAGAGGCCCTGTGAGACCGTACTCAGGCGAGCCAACTGCTCCGGCGCGAGCTGGAGCGTCAGAGCGGCAAAGCCGTCCTCCAGATGAGCCGGTTGGCTGGCGCCGATAATCGGCGCGGTCACCGCCGGCTGCGCCAGCAGCCAGGCCAGGGCCACCGCTGCGGGCGTAGCCTGGGTCTCCTCGGCGACAGCCTGGACCGTTTCCAGGGTGCGCCAGGCCTGCTCTTGATCGTAGCGCCCCAGGACAGCGGCAGCGCGCGCACTCTGGCGGCCCTCGCCGCGGCGGTAGCTGCCGCCGAGGAAGCCACCAGCCAGGGGGCTATAAGGGATCACGCCAAGGCCATACTGCAGGCAGATCGTCTGTAGCTCCTGCTCAAACTCGGCGCGATGAACCAGATTGTAGTGTGGTTCCAACACCTCATAGCGGGCCGTGCGCTCATAGCGCGCGCACCAGAGCGCCTCGACCAGGCGCCAGGCCGGATAATTGGAAGCGCCAATATAGCGTACCTTGCCGCTGCGCTGCAGATCGTCGAAGGCACGCAACGTCTCCTCAATCGGCGTCTCCGCGTCGAAGGCGTGAGCCAGATAGAGATCGAGATAGTCGGTCTGTAAGCGGCGTAGCGAGGCCTCAACGGCCTCTATAATGTGCTTGCGCGAGAGGCCGCGGTCGTTTGGTCCCTCGCCCATCGGATGATAGACCTTGGTGGCAATCACCACCTGACTGCGATTGCCGCGTGCACGCAGCCAGCGCCCAATGATCTCCTCGGACTCGCCGCCGCGCTTGCCCGGAATCCAGCGCGTATAGAGATCGGCGGTATCGAAGAAATTGCCTCCGCGCTCAACGAAGGCATCCATGATAGCGAAGGCTGTTGGCTCATCGACCGTCCAGCCCCATTGCATGGTGCCCAGGCAGAGGCGTGAGACCCGTAAGCCAGTTCGTCCAAGTGTGCGGTACTCCATACCTCTTATTTTCGCGCGCCGGCTCCCTCAATGCAAGGGCAGGTCCTGGCGCCTAGCACCCGTGAGTATCCAGGCCAGACTGGCTCTCGCACTGGTCAGGTGGAACGGATGAGGATGGCTCAGTAGACTGATCTGAAGAATGAGCGGAATCGGAGCGATCTGAAGCGGCCTGATCGCCGTCAGCCGGTTGGGGGGCTGTATCCCCCCTCGCTTCGCAGCTGAAACGGCGCAGCAGAAAGCGCGTCTGGTCACAGAGCGCGCGCGTATGAAAGGTCAGCTCCTCGGAGGAGTGGAGCAGCTGCTCCCAGCTCTGCACGAAGGTCTGTAGTTGACGCTGGCGCTGCCGGGCCGGAGCGCGCTCTTGCTCAGCAGGCGGAAGCACTATCAGTAGATCGAGCAGATGGCGCGTCTGGCCCTCGGCATTGTGTAGGAAGAGCAGGGGTAGATAGCGACGAGGAACGATCTCATCGGGGAGCTGCTGAGGCTGCTCTAACAGGCCACGGAACGATAGAAGCTGCTCATGATACTGGCTTAGCAGGCGCTGCAGGCGCAGGCGCTGGTCCAGTTGGAGACAGGCCTGGCTCCGCAGAGCAAGGTACTCTAACGAAAGCGCCTCTTGTTGCTGTCCAATCACAGCACAATAATGATTCAGGGTCTGACGGAACTGGTCGAGCGAGTGCCTCGTCGTTGGGGCGGAGGACAGCTCCGCTGGCCTGCCAACAGTATCATTCAAAGCGAACCTCCCTCCTCTCGCTTCAGGTGCGCTGACTTGAGTAGTCGTAGCGGCAGAGAGCCTGCCTGAGCATGACAAGCGGGAATCTCAAAGGCGATTGATCGCATCACTTATATAGACGTACAAGTCCAGCCTTTTCCTCATATGCTTGTCGCCGACACTGGTGAGTCTCCCGCTCTCGATCACTCCCTGGTCACTGTCTGCTTGCTTTATCTGCGACGCGGAACCTCGAATCGATATGATATTACCATAAGCCTTGTGAAGGATGCATTAAAAAAAATAGAACAAATATTCAAATAGGGGTAGAGAGAGCATCGTCGAGGATATCGATGGCATTAGAGAGGGCAATCGCAATATTCTTATATTCGAGATAGAGACGCTTCCGATTCTCATACGTCTGGCGCATATTTTGCAGATCTATAGCGAGATTAATGCTCATCTTTGCCTTATCGATGGCCTCGGTGAGGGAGTGAGTATTTTTGAGGGTAGCCTTGAGGATAGGATTCGTGGCTAGTTGCTCGTAGATGCTGCGTAGCTCTTGATCGAAGCCATTCAAGATAGCGACCCCGATCTCTCGCTGATTGACTTTATAGAGGAGAATAGCGCGGATTTCCTCAAAGCTATCTTTGACGGTGCGTAAGTACTGGTGTGTCCATACCTCATCATCGTTCTGGCCAGGAGAAAAGGAAATATGCGAGTCGTTCATCATGAGTGTGCTCACGCGAGAGCAGTCTCCTGGGGTAATCAAAACCCTGGCCAACCGCGGCCACGGGTTTTATTATAACCCAGGGGATACAGCTCCTTAAAGAGGACGCTTGTCTTGTGACTCAGACAGGCGCTCCAGGCACTCCAGGGCCTTTTGAAGGGAGTGGCACGTCTGCTGGAAGGCCCCCTGGTAAGCGCGCTGCTCCTGTCGAGTGTCTCCGGGAGGGCAGCACTGACGCAGGTGCTCGACAGCCTGTTGAAGCTCCTTGACGGCCTGAGCGAGATTATCGAGGCGCAGGCGCAGGGCGCGATCAGCGGGAGGGTTCATCAAAACCTGTTGCAACTGCGTAGCCAGTCTCTGGAGTTGCTGGCAGTAGTGCCGACATTGATCCTTATAGATCATAGGAGAAGTCAAGAGCATATTCAGGGCCTCGCCGAGTAGCCCCTTGTGGGCAGGAAGCTGCTGCAGAAAGATTGGCAAAGGGGTGGCGTTGGATGGAAGAGCTGTTGTGGAGGACTCGGGACCGACAGGCGGCGTCTCAGGGGCTGGCTGGGTACTGGGGGGGAGCCACTGAGACAGCAGCTCGAAGGCAAAGGCACAGGCATGGGACATGGCCAGCCGCTGATAGCCTTGAGCGTCGCGCTCTTGCTTGTCGTCAAGCTGATCGGAGATTCCTCGCACTACAATAGCCGGGGTCTGGGTCCGATAAGCGGCCTCCATGAAGCCGGTGTCCTCCATCGCCACGGCAACCGCATCGCTATAGTAGGTGCGGATAAAGTGGTAGAGGCCCGAAGCTTTGGAGGTCAGTAAGATGTCGCCAGCAACGAGCGGTTTAGTGTAGCATGCAGGCCTCGGCTGAGGAATGGATGGGAGGCGCTGCAGCCAACTCTCGCTACGGGCGATGCTGCGAGCAAGATCAAGCAAATGCGCATCAGGACGGTGGGGACGTGGGCGAGGCAGAAAGTGCTCGGCTACCTTGCCCGATTCGTAGTCGTAGATCAGCTCAGGTACAACCACGTCGCCTGGGATCGCGTCGCGTAGACTACCGGCAACGCCGATCAGTATGGCCAACCCTGGCCTGGTTTCCACAATAGCACGTGCTGTCACGGCTGAACAGGTCTTGTTCAGCTGCCCACTCTCCTTAAGGATCACTTCGCAGCTCCCCCTGGTGTCCCGGAACTCTCCAATTTCATACTGGCTGTCCGTGGCAAGCAAGAGACGGCTCAAGGAACTCAGATGGCTCTGCACTTCCCGGGCCTCTAGTGACAGGGCTGTGACGATCAGTACACGTTGTTCTTCCTTGTGCTCTCCCATGATGCAATCCTTTCTGCACCATCAGAGATGCCATCTTCCTACTTCAGATATGCTGCAACATCCGGCTTTACTAGAATCGTGGAGGTCATCCTCTCATGTTGCCATCACTCCGTCGATTACTTTCACCTCTGATTGTCCACAAACTCGTTGAATCATATCGCTCTTCTCCAAAATACACTTCGCTTGCTCTCTTGTAAATGGCATTGCCATCAATTCTCACTACTGTTGATCATATGTTGTCGTAAACAAGCAAGCAGTATTTAATAGCTTGCTGATATTCCTAGACAAACAGGCTATCGATTTAAAACGGGCTATACTTCGCGTACAATAGTTCTATATAATGATTAGACAGGATGAGGTGATCAAAATGTGAGCCAGTACGCTGCAAGAAGCGAGAGCCCGAGCGGCGGACTGGGAGGGCCTATGTGAGCCTGTGAGACCCGGCCCGTTCTGCTGCTTTCCTTCCTTTATAGCTATGCTGTACAATTTCTGTTTCTGGAAGACGGTCCTGCGAAGAAGAAAACGAGGTGATTCGTGGCTGTCAACCTCTTCTATCTCTGCGCGCGCAGCGATGACGATGAGCGCCTGCTCGATCAGCTGAAGACCTTCCTCCGCCCGCTGCGCACAGCCGGGCTGATCGACGACTGGGAGCCGCGGCAGCTCCGTGCCGGGCAACTGGTGCGTGAGGAACTCCGTCGTCGCCTGAGCGCCGCAGACATCATCTTGGTGCTCTTAAGCCCCGATCTGCTCAATGATCCGTTCTACCCGGAGCTACGGCAACTTGCCTGGGAGCGTCATCAGCGTGAGCCTGGGCGTGTGCGTCTCTTTCCTGTGAAGCTGCGGGAATGCCCTTACGAGCTAGAGCCGTTTGCCGATCTGGTCATTTTCCCTCCCAATGGGCGAGCGCTGCACGCCCTCCCGCCGGCGCAGCGCGAAAAGGAGCTGAAAAATCTGGCCTTACAAATTCGCATGCTGGCTGAGGAGCTGGCTGCCGGCGAAGGAGGGCAGGAGAGACCTGGGCCGGCGGCAGCGCCTGTGGCTACCTCCTTTGGGCCTGTCTCCCAGGCGGGCGGGAGCCAGACGGCGGAGAGTCGCCGCAGCGGCTCGACGCTCTCCGCTCAGCGCTGCGATGTTCTGCTCGTGACGGCCACCGATGTCGAGGTGCGAGCTGTGCGCGAGATTGCCCTGCGTGAGTGGGGCGCGCGTTTCGAGCGTCAGTATGGTCGGATCGAGACCTACTACTTTTTAGGCGAGATCGGTGGGGCTGCCACCTGGCTGCTGCGCACCGAGATGGGAACCCTGGGCGCCGGCGGGGCGACGCTGGCGGTCAGCGAAGCCATTCGCTCTCTGAAGCCGGCAGCGGTGATCATGGTGGGGATCGCCTTCGGCCTGCGACCCGACGAGCAGCAACTTGGCGACATCCTGGTCTCGCGGCAGCTCATGAGCTACGAGCCGCAGCGCGTTGGCTCCGGCGCCCACGGTGAAATGGTTCTGGTGCCGCGTGGAGACCGCGCCACCGCCTCGCCGCGCCTGCTGAGCCGCTTCCGCGATGCAAAGCTAGACTGGAACGGGGCCGAGCCGCATTTCGGCTTGCTGCTGAGTGGCGAGAAGCTCGTCGATCATCCTGACCTGCTCAAGCAGTTGCTGGCCATCGAACCCGAGGCCATCGGGGGCGAGATGGAGGGTGCCGGCCTCTATGCGGCGGCCATGCGCGAGCGCTGCGAGTGGATCGTGGTCAAGGCCATTTGCGATTGGGGTGACGGTCATAAGCGCGAGAACAAGGCTGAGAACCAGCGCCGCGCTGCCGACAATGCGGCCCGCTTCGTGCTCTCTGTGCTTGGCAGTGGAGGTCTGAAGCCCTCCTAGCCTGGTCGGCGCTGATCTTGCTCGCTGGCCTGCTGGCGGCAGGTGGTCTGGTCCGGTGCCCGGTCACCGGGCTGGTCCTGCCGGAAGGAGGAAGGTGAGCCGGCTGGCCTGCTCCGGGTCGCCGCCTCGGCCCCGCGTGAGGCAGCCGCAGTACTGCTGGACCAGGGCGGGCCGGTGGTGAGTCTCCTCTGTAGTAGACTACGGGCGAGCTGCACACATGTTGGATCTGAGAGAGGAGCAATGCTGACCAGGGATGGTGCTAGGATAGTTGGTTGCCATCATCCTGGAAGGCCGTCGCGAGAGCTGTGGCACAAGAGCGCTATTTCTCTGAAACACTCTTTCCCGAGCTGGAGTCGCTGCCAGTAGAGGTGCGGCCTGAACGCAGCGGCACCTTTGCCGACAATCTGAGCCTGCCTGTGCATCGCTGGTTCCGTTATCCGGCTGGCTTCTCTGCCCTCTGGGTGCGTCAGCTTCTGCAGCGTGAGCGCAACCAGGGTCGAAGCCGAATATGCTGGTCTGGAAGCTCTGGGTCTGGAAGCCCATCCCTTCCTCGTACGGGTAGCGGAGGCGAAGCTGCACTGGCGAGAAGAGGTCTCCTTGCTGCGACGAGCTGCCTCCGATCTTGTTGCTCTGGCTCGGACGCTGCCGCCAATTGCCGAGGAGCCGTCTGAGCTGCTACTCAGATGCTATCGGCCTGAGACGCTCCAGCGGCTGAGACAGTTGCAACGGGCCTGGCAGGAGCAGATGTCTGCCTGGCCTGCGGCACTCTCCGCACTCCTCTGGCTGGCGCTGGCCGCTATTCTGCGTCCCTGTGCCTCGGTAGGAACGGCCCAGTGGCAATATGTCCTGCCTTCTAAGACAAAAGCCCAGGTTGCTGATCCTTTTGAGGCCTTTCTCTCCCGGGTCGAGATGATGGCCGATGACATGTCCTGCTGGCAACGGCAGGCGCGAGATGGCAAAGGGCGCATCTTGCGAGGCGATGCACGCACCTGCGAGGGAGTGCCTGCCGGCTGGGCCGAGCTGGTGATTACCTCTCCGCCCTATGCCAACAACTATGACTATGCCGATGCCACCCGTCTGGAACTCTGCTTTTTTGGGGAGATCGAGCGCTGGCGTGATCTGCAGCCGGCCGTCCGTCGCCATCTGGTTCGCTCCTGTACCCAGCACGTCAGTGACCTGGTGAAGGAGACCGATCAGTTGCTGGCTGATCCGTTGCTGACCCCGTTGCAGCCGGAGCTGAGGGCCACCTGCACGTGCTTAGAGGAGCAGCGGCTCTTGCATGGCGGCAGAAAAGCCTACCATACCATGATCGCCGCCTATTTTCTGGATATGGCCCGCAGCTGGCAGGCGCTGCGCCGTGTTACCGCCGCAGGGGGGCTGGTCTGTCTGGTGATAGGGGACTCTGCCCCCTATGGGATTCATGTGCCCGTGGAGCAATGGCTCGGCAAGCTGGCCCTGGCCAGCGGCTTCCGCTCCTGGCGCTTTGAGCCGCTGCGCGCTCGCAATGTCAAATGGCAGAATCGTAAGCATCGTGTCCCCTTGCATGAGGGGCTGCTCTGGATTGAGGGAGCATTGCTACTGGCTGGCTGAGAAGTCATCTCTTGCCCTGACCCCGAACAGCAAGGCGGCGCGCGATGGCCAGGAAGGGGAACGGCGTGCGCCCGTTCACCGAACCGGGATGGGGCCGTCACTGCTGAGAAACCAGAGCGGCAAAGCATTCCCTGGCCACCCGCCTCCGCCTCGTGAGAAGGATACGCAGAGATTGTGCAAATGGATTACCGCACTTACGCAGAGTCCCCCAACGTTTCAGCAAACGATACCCACCGCCATGAGCGCTGCTGCTTGCTGCTCAACCTGCTGCAAAGTATGAACAAAAGCCGGCTCCAGTCTGGACGGTTCATTCGCCCCCGCTGCTGCGCTAAGTATGAGCGGCATTGGCCGGCCTCCTCCCCGGCACCTGGCTGGTGAAAAGGAGCGCGGGCCTGGGTTACACTTACCTCTATTGGTATTTGGCAATGGAGGTTGCAACGATGCATTCGACCAAAGCGGGCGAGGCCCGGGCCGCCTTCTCGCTGATCGTCACCCTGCTACTGTGGGCCTCGGCCTTCGCCGGCATTCGCGCAGGTCTGCAGAGCTACTCGCCCGGTGCCCTCATCCTGCTGCGTTTTCTCGTCGCCTCGCTGGCCCTGGCACTCTATGCCCTGCTCACGCGCATGCGCCTGCCCGCCTGGCGCGACCTGCCCGGCCTGCTTGTGCTCGGCCTGATAGGCATCACCGGTTACCACGCTGGCCTGACCTTCGGTGAGCTGACCGTCAACGCCGGCACAGCCAGCTTCCTGGTGGCCTCGGTCCCCTGCTTCACGGCCTTGCTGGCCCTGCTCGTACTGCGCGAACGCCTGACGCTCTGGGGCTGGCTGGGCATCACCATCAGCGTCGTAGGCGTCACCATTATCTCACTTGGTGGCAAGGAGGGTCTCCACTTCACCCCCGGCGCCCTGCTGGTGCTGCTCGCCTCGCTCTGCGAAAGCGTCTACTTTATCGTCCAGAAACGCTACATGCAGCGCTATAGCAGCAGCGAGATGACGGCCTACACGATGTGGGCTGGAACACTCTTTATGCTGCCTTTCGCGCCAGCCTTGCTACACGATTGGCCCCAGGCGACACCGGCGGCGACGCTGGCGGTAGTCTATCTGGGCCTCTTCCCGGCGGCCATCGCTTACGGTACCTGGGCCTTCACTCTGGCTCGCCTGCCAGCCTCGTTGGCCACAAGCTTTCTCAATATTTCCCCGCTTCTGGCCCTGGCGATTTCCTGGCTCTGGCTGCACGAAGCTCCCACACTGCTCGAACTGCTCGGAGGACTGATAGTCATTGTGGGGGTCTTGCTGGTGAATACGCGCGGCAAGGTGCCGTCGGCCCGCGCGGGGCAGCAGGCTTCCTCTCCTCTCCAGGCTGGCATTGAGACCGAGATGTGCACTGCGGAGAGCTGCCGCGTCGGCGACTGAGGCTGACCCAGCCCCAGCCTGCCGACGCGACGCGACGGACGAGCGTATGGCCTGGCAGTCTAATGGGCGTAAAGAGGGCGCCAGACGCCGCCGTGGCCCGAGCAGACGCCGCGGATGCCGCCCGATTTGCTGTACATGCCGTCGCTACACTCGACGACGTAGCCTTTGCCCTCCCAGAAGCTGGAGATGCAGTCGAAGTAGCTGCAAAAATCGGCAGGAGGCGAGTAGATGAGACTACCGTTGGTGGGATCGAAGTTGTAGCCCCAGGGATTGCAGTTGACGCCAGGGCAGGGTGTGGGGGTGGGTGCCTCGGTAGGCACGGGAGTAGGCGTCGGTGTGGGGGTGGGCGCCTCAGTGGGGGCAGGTGAAGGCGTAGGGGTAGGTGTGGGTGTTGGTGTGGGGGTGGGTGCCTCGGTAGGCACGGGTGAAGGCGTAGGGGTAGGTGTGGGTGTCGGTGATGGGGTAGGTGTCGGTTTAGGCGTTGGCGTAGGCGTTGGTGTGGGGGTGGGTGCCTCGGTAGGCACGGGTGAAGGCGTAGGCGATGGTGTGGGTGTCGGTGATGGGGTAGGGGTCGGTTTGGGCGTTGGCGTTGGTGTTGGCGCACGGGTCGGAGCAGAGGTCGCACCCGGCTTGCGTGCTGTTGGGGTTGGGGTTGCGCTGCTTGCGGTAACCGTGCTGCCAGCAGTTGGTGAAGCCGCCAGGGAGACGGCGCGGTTCTCCGCCGGGACTGTGGGAGAGGCCGATGGCATGCTTGCCTGGATGAAGCTCTGACTCAGCATGCCCGCCAGGCAGGAGCAGAGGGCGCAGAGTAGCAGCAGGATGCTCCCCCCTACCCCGAAGGCCAGACGTTGCCTCGCTCCCCAGCCGCGCCAGACTTGCAGCAGGGCTCTCTCCTGGGGGGGGGCGGCTGCCTCAAGATAGTGGCGTCCGGCCTGACGCAGGTAGATCAGGGGCATGATCACGAGGAGCAGATAGAGCACCCCGGTCAGGAACTTACGCCAGCGACCTCGGGCTGTCCACGGCTGCCCGCCACCCGGTTGCCAGAAGTGTCGGCCATCAGTGAGTAGAATCAGAATGTTCACCAGCAGGAAAAGGAGCAGACTCAGGAGACCACAGAAAACAATGCTGAGGCCGGCCTCTCGGCCCAGTGTGACACTGACCAGGCTCGCCGCTAGAGCCAGCAGGGCGGCCAGCCCATACAGCAAGATGAGGAGCAGGAGCCACCCGCCTCGCTGCGGCAGCTGCTGCCAGGGAGTGTGCCCCGTCGCGCCAGATCCCTCCGGCAAATAGGCTGCTCCTGCCGTCGGCCACGATTGCATGCTTGTCCTCCTCTCCGCGAAGATGCTCTCACAACTATTCCTCTTCCGTTCGCTCTGTCTAGCACGACAGTGGCAAAAATATATATGATCAATATATTTGCAACTGTCAATGAATAGGATATAAGTATTTTTATCTAGTTATTGTAGAGATAAATAATATTTGTGGTAAGAAGTAAAAAGTAAGAAAGAAACTGTCTTGAGAGTCTGTGGCGTAAGCGCGTTCGCCGCCCGGCTGGTATGTTGCACTGTCAGGGATCGGCCTGCCTTCGGTGCCGCTTCCTTTGTGTGCTGTGTGTAGCACAGAAATGGGCACGATTCTTGCAACTATGGCTTTCCAGAAGGAAACTGCCTCAATGGGGAGCAGGGAAGAGAGAACAGGGCAGAGGGAAGAACGGCCAGGAGGAGAGAGACGCACCTGGATAGTGTAGCTCCCACCTCCGCTCGAAGGTAAAAGCTGCTATGATTGCCGAAGAGGTTCAACGCATGCAGCGTCTGATGCATGGAAGGAGCCAGGACGCCAGTTCCGGCTATGATGCCTGGCTGAGGCAGCCGGCACCGACACGCCTGATCCTCGCGCTACTTTGCTGTGCGCTGCTGCTGGTCCTCCCTGGTGGCTCTGCCAGTGCCCAGGCCCGGCAGCCCTATCGTCTGGCCCCCGATGGACCCGGGGCCCTGGCCTATTTCGACCTGGCGCGCAAGGACTGCGTCGGCACAGCCCGCAATACGACCTCCAAAGTCTGGTTTACCCTGGCCGACGGTGTCCTTAGCGACGTCTACTATCCCACCATCGATAACACCAATGTGAAAGCCCTCCAGTATATTGTGACCGATGGGCAGACCTTTACCGACCTGCAAACGCGCGATACCACCTATAGTGTGCAGCTGCTCGATGGGGCGGTCCTCGACTGTCGCGTGGTCACGACGGCTCGCAGCGGTCGCTATCGCATCGTTACTGATTATCTGACCGATCCGGCGCGCGACAGCGTCGTGATCCACCTGCGCTTTATGCCCCTGGTTGGCAGCCTGAGCGACTATCATCTCTATCTGTATTTCGATCCAACGATCAACGGTAACGGCGGCGGCGGCTCCGGTAACGGCGGAGCTGACAGTGCCCTAACCGATACCTCGACCGGTCAGCCGCTGCCTGTGGCTTTCGACACCAATACTCACAGCAACGCGGCCAACCGTAGCTATGCTGTGCCGGTCTATGCTGCTCTCGCTGCCTCACGACCTTTCTTGCAGGTCAGCAACGGCTTTCTTGGGGCGGGCAGCGATGGCCTGCTGCAGCTTGAGCAGTCCCACGCCCTGACGCAGAGCTACGACGAGGCCGACGATGGCAACGTGGTGCAGACGGCCCAGCTGGACCTGAGTCACGGAGCCGAGCTAACTGTCGCCTTGGGCTTTGGGACCACGCGCACAGAGGCTCTGCAGGCGGCGCGCGGCTCGCTGACAGTTCCCTTCGCGCGTTTGCGTGCCGACTATGTCGCCAGCTGGCTGCGCTATGACGCTGGGCTACGTCCGGCGCCCCGCCTGCCGGGTGTCGATGACGCCCAATGGCAGACGCTGCGACGTGAATACTATCTGAGCGCCAACGTTATCAAGGCTTCCGAGGACAAGACCTTTCCCGGTGCCATCGTTGCCAGCCTGGCTTCACCCTGGGGACAGGCTGTCTCCGCCGGCGATCCCAACAATCTCTTCTTCGGCTCCTATCGCGAGGTCTTCGCGCGCGACCTCTACGAAGCCTGGACCGGCCTACTCCTGGATGGCGACCTGCAGACGGCGCGCGACGCCGTCACCTTCCTGTTCTACCATCAGCAGCGTCCTGACGGCTCCATGCCGCGCAATAGTCTGCTCAACGGTCAGCTTGCTCCCGATTCCTTCGGCACTCAGCTCGATGAGACCAGCTATCCGATCCT
This sequence is a window from Thermogemmatispora onikobensis. Protein-coding genes within it:
- a CDS encoding ferritin-like domain-containing protein; this translates as MQTSIDRSSPRKAQGRRRFLQRATVGLGLAAGGLALFESGARPLAVRAQGALSERLITIDDAVTQILSIARTAEQLAVTFYSNGIANASALGLSGDDLAYLKAALVEEQIHQQFFTANGGQSLADTFSFPKGAQTFSDLKTFIETQQQLEGVFDSAFLAAIKEFAAMGRPDLAQVAGQIACIEAEHRALGRVIGGLSPADNWAFTPVLIATVADAPQVVQDAGYLSPTEGNSYRYHEVSTEDAGVEQRVPFVASSGVGRG
- a CDS encoding aldo/keto reductase is translated as MEYRTLGRTGLRVSRLCLGTMQWGWTVDEPTAFAIMDAFVERGGNFFDTADLYTRWIPGKRGGESEEIIGRWLRARGNRSQVVIATKVYHPMGEGPNDRGLSRKHIIEAVEASLRRLQTDYLDLYLAHAFDAETPIEETLRAFDDLQRSGKVRYIGASNYPAWRLVEALWCARYERTARYEVLEPHYNLVHRAEFEQELQTICLQYGLGVIPYSPLAGGFLGGSYRRGEGRQSARAAAVLGRYDQEQAWRTLETVQAVAEETQATPAAVALAWLLAQPAVTAPIIGASQPAHLEDGFAALTLQLAPEQLARLSTVSQGL
- a CDS encoding 5'-methylthioadenosine/S-adenosylhomocysteine nucleosidase family protein; amino-acid sequence: MGEHKEEQRVLIVTALSLEAREVQSHLSSLSRLLLATDSQYEIGEFRDTRGSCEVILKESGQLNKTCSAVTARAIVETRPGLAILIGVAGSLRDAIPGDVVVPELIYDYESGKVAEHFLPRPRPHRPDAHLLDLARSIARSESWLQRLPSIPQPRPACYTKPLVAGDILLTSKASGLYHFIRTYYSDAVAVAMEDTGFMEAAYRTQTPAIVVRGISDQLDDKQERDAQGYQRLAMSHACAFAFELLSQWLPPSTQPAPETPPVGPESSTTALPSNATPLPIFLQQLPAHKGLLGEALNMLLTSPMIYKDQCRHYCQQLQRLATQLQQVLMNPPADRALRLRLDNLAQAVKELQQAVEHLRQCCPPGDTRQEQRAYQGAFQQTCHSLQKALECLERLSESQDKRPL
- a CDS encoding phosphorylase family protein, whose amino-acid sequence is MAVNLFYLCARSDDDERLLDQLKTFLRPLRTAGLIDDWEPRQLRAGQLVREELRRRLSAADIILVLLSPDLLNDPFYPELRQLAWERHQREPGRVRLFPVKLRECPYELEPFADLVIFPPNGRALHALPPAQREKELKNLALQIRMLAEELAAGEGGQERPGPAAAPVATSFGPVSQAGGSQTAESRRSGSTLSAQRCDVLLVTATDVEVRAVREIALREWGARFERQYGRIETYYFLGEIGGAATWLLRTEMGTLGAGGATLAVSEAIRSLKPAAVIMVGIAFGLRPDEQQLGDILVSRQLMSYEPQRVGSGAHGEMVLVPRGDRATASPRLLSRFRDAKLDWNGAEPHFGLLLSGEKLVDHPDLLKQLLAIEPEAIGGEMEGAGLYAAAMRERCEWIVVKAICDWGDGHKRENKAENQRRAADNAARFVLSVLGSGGLKPS
- a CDS encoding DMT family transporter encodes the protein MHSTKAGEARAAFSLIVTLLLWASAFAGIRAGLQSYSPGALILLRFLVASLALALYALLTRMRLPAWRDLPGLLVLGLIGITGYHAGLTFGELTVNAGTASFLVASVPCFTALLALLVLRERLTLWGWLGITISVVGVTIISLGGKEGLHFTPGALLVLLASLCESVYFIVQKRYMQRYSSSEMTAYTMWAGTLFMLPFAPALLHDWPQATPAATLAVVYLGLFPAAIAYGTWAFTLARLPASLATSFLNISPLLALAISWLWLHEAPTLLELLGGLIVIVGVLLVNTRGKVPSARAGQQASSPLQAGIETEMCTAESCRVGD